In Acomys russatus chromosome 16, mAcoRus1.1, whole genome shotgun sequence, the DNA window CTCTGACACCAACCTAGACTACAACATGATGCCCAGTCttccaagaaaaacaaactaatgaAAGCACAAAACTGGTAAGTTAAACATTCAccaaaatataaactttaaaaatcaggggccaggtgtggtggcgcacgtctttaatcccagcacttgggaggcagagccaggcagactgctgtgagctcaaggccagcctggtctacaaagcaaggctaggatagccaaggctatagagaaacaatgtcttgaaaaaccagaaacaaacaaaaacaaaagcaaaccccaAACTGCACAGTGATAAATACTGTTATTGCGTCTGCATTGTGTAGAGTTATGTACAGAAGCACACGCACATCTGCATAGACAGGTTGATCGCCacctacacagaaaccctgctaTGCACCAAAGTAGTAGttgttggtttttctagacaggtttctctgtgtaactgctttggctgtcttggaattcactctgtacaccaggctggcttcaaactcacacagcccaagtactgggattaaagtgtacACCAGAACACCCAACTCaaggtaaaattttaaattgctcACTTGTTTAATAAATGTTAGAATTTCAAGACTCATTGACCACATAAATCAACAACCCCAATAACAGTGAGGTCTTAACACAAAgggcaggtgggtgtggtgaccacacctttaatctcatcacttgggaggccgacttctttgagttcgaggccagcctggtctagagttctggggcgcgcgcgcgcgcgcgcgcacacacacacacacacacacacacacacacacacacatcttaaaagACAGCACtgtagagccaggcgtggtggcgcacgcctttaatcccagcactcgggaggcagaggcaggcggatcactgtgagttcgaggccagcctggtctacaaagggagtccaggatggccaaggctacacagagaaaccctgtctcgaaaaaccaaaaaagacagcACTGTAAAAAGTGAAATCAGCTCTTaactatctttttttgtttttgttttttctgagacagggtttctctgtgtagccttggccatcctggactcactttgtagaccaggctggtcttgaactcacagagatccgcctgcctctgcctcccgagtgctgggattaaaggcgtgcgccaccatgctcggctcctcttaatttctttaactatttttaaatttcctttttatgGCAAGCCAGTTGACTCTGTGGGTAGAATGCTCGCCTTGCAAGGTAGTTACCTtaccctgacaacctgagtttgatttcccagAACACAGTGAAAAAAGAGaagtgaagccaggtgtggtggtgcacgcctttaatcccagcacttgggaggcagaggtaggtggatcgctgtgagttcgaggccagcctggtctataaaaagtcagtctaggacagtcaaggctacacagacaaatcctacatgaaaaaaaaaaaaaaaaaaagaaaacaaacatacacacagacaaattttcttttttggttttttccagacagttttctctgtgtatgtagcattggttgtccccgtgctgggattaaaggtgcgcatcaccacgcctggttttaaaaaatctaatgcAGGTTGataatcccagcttttgggaggtgcagaaaggaagataaagaaTTTAAGATCATCTACAAGTCATGTTTGtgccagtctgagctacaagAGCTTGTGTGGAAGGGTGGGCATGGGAGCCATAGGACACATCCTAAAACTTACAAAAGATACAATCATATCTCTTGGACACTGAAAAAAAGGGAATttaggccaccatgcccagcctatgaAAAGAAACTATATGATCTAGCACAAATACACAGTCACCTCAGCATCCCCAGCACTAGATACAGTCATATCTCTATAATACTTGgctaaacatcttttttttttttttttttttaaataaataaaaaacagctgCTAAGATACTGACTTACCACAACTGTAGCATTTATCCTTGGAACCATGGTGCATACCTGTACtgagtactcaggaggctgaagcaggaggattgcaggcttagaagccagcctggactacgtaaTGAGATCAGAGCAAGCTAGGCTATGCAGgtggaccctatctcaaaatatggGCTGGTAAGGTGGCTGAGTGGGCAGAGGTACTTTATCAAAGCCCAAGAACCTGAGTTGCATCCCTGGAGAGAAAACCGGCTCCCCAAAGTCATCCTGAGAGCATATATAAAATGCTCAGTAGATGAGGcaggccttcaactcacagtgcTCCTCTCTGCctaggactaaagatgtgcaccactggtGGActaaaaaaagttttcttttccttgtttttggtttcttgagacaggggttctctgtgtgcccaggctgggctccaactcacagtgatgcctgcctctgcctgagtgctgggattaaaggcatgtggcaccatgcttGGCCTTCCACGAAGTTCTAAATAAATTTTAGAGGGAAAGAATACAATGATTCAGATAGAGACAACCatatagagggaaaaaaaaaaaaaaaacccctcagtgAGTGCCATCTCAAAGAATTAAGGGAgattaccttttttcttttttaatttatttattatgtatacagtgttctacctgcatataactcctgcaggccagaagagggcactagatctcattatagatgactcatatagttgtgagtcatcatggggttgctgggaattgaactcaggacctttggaactcaggacctgtggagaACTCTTCTAGGTCTgataattctttatttttggggtgggggagggagagggtcaagacaggatttctctgtgtaacaactctagccttttttttatttaaaaatttacttatttattgcatatgaatgctctatttgcatgtacacctgtatgccagaagagggcattagattacattatagatgattgaaaaccaccatgtggttgccaggaattgaactcaagacctctggaagaacagacagtactcttaaccactgagccatctctccagccctaggcctGATAATTCTAAGcaacaaagaatgaaaaggaacaatactctttgtttttctttttcttttctttggttttgtttttcgagacgggtttttctgtgtagccttggctgtcctggactcgctttgtagaccaggctggcctcgaactcacagcgatccgcctgcctctgcctcccgagtgctgggattaaaggcgtgcgccaccacgcaatctttgtttttcaagacagagtttcaggCCAGGTATGATTGAGGCCGCGcaggcttataatcccagcacttaggaggcagaggcaggcggatcgctgtgagtttgagaccagcctggtctacaaagtgagtccaggacagccaaggctacacagagaaaccctgtctcgaaaccgccccgcccccccccccccccccccccccccccgcaaaaaaaaggaaaaagaaaagaaacaaagaaagacagacagaccctggcggtcctggactcactttgtagaccaggttggcttcaaattcagagatctggctgcttttgcctcccaagtgctgggatcaaaggcatgcgccaccaccaagactgtcttggttttattttattttttttgagtgtAGGAAATGGAATTAAGTTACAGAATGACTAATACACAGTAGTACTAACTTAAAGCCATTGCAGTTTCTGAACATAtttctattccttccttcctttctcttttggccAATTTCACAGCTTtgctctctgaaaaaaaaaaaaaaaaaaaaaaaaaaaaaaaaagcatttctaaaaataaaacaaaaaggctaAAATGTAGTTGGGTTGGTAGTGCCTGCTAACATGTCTGAAACCTTGGGTTCACTCCCTAACACCCGACAAACACAAAATGGAGCTGTGGGCCTGTTATGTCTGctttcagaaggcagaagcagaacagCCCAGCACCTCCAAAGCTGTCCTAAGCTATACAAGTTGCAGGTTAGCTTGGGACACAAAaggccctgtctgaaaaacaaaccaacctgaCCTTACACAAAAAGATAAACAGATGAAGCAGGAACAATCAAGAAAAGAGACATGTTAAAAAATAGGTATATTCCCAGCAGATAGGGGAGGATGAGTAGAGCTTGAATGCAGCCACCCTCCAGGGTCAGGGACAGAGAGACCAATTCTCACAGGACTGAAGCTAAGAACAATATAGAACTGGACGCCTGATGTCCTCCCCTACTACATAAAAATATGCAAACAGAtatgaaacaaaattttcatAAGCGTAGCGATCTTTACCTGTGCAGGTGTGTCTGTTTCATTGATTGGTTGCCCATCAAACCGGAATCTGATCTGCCTCATCGACAAACCCTACcaagaaattaaaagcaaacagcaCATGATCATTACCCTAGTttacagagtctaggacagccaaggctacacagagaaaccctatcttgagaaacgaaacaaaacatatatatataaccatgAAATTTTGAGGCATTATGAGGATCACCAATATATGCTAACATTTTCCATGCTCTGTTGAGACCTTCAAAATCAAGAGGGTACACACGTTCCTGCAGTAAGTAGTGCCAGCACTTTAAAAGATCAGGAAGTACGAGACCAGCATGGAATACATGAaatccatctcaaaataaaatataccagaCAAAACAGAGgaattaaagcatttatttttcaagagatttctaaaatcatttatttaatttctcttgGTGTTTTTGccagcatgcatgtctgtgaaagggtgttggattctctggaactggagttacagacagctgtgagctgccatgtgggttaccgggatttgaacttaggacctctggaagagcagccagttttctaactgctgagccatttcaccaggccagcatttaattttttaatctaaaaatccTCCCCTCTACCCCCAAGCAGGGTTTCTTTAACAGCCCTCGCTgatgggcatgcctttaatcccagcacttgggaggcagaggcagttggattgctgttgagtttaaggccagcctggtctacaaagtgagtctaggacagccaaggttaacacagagagacctgtctgaggggaaggaggggaacagccctagctgtcctcaaactcagatatctgcctgcttctgcctctggagtgctgggattaaaggcaaacaaTACTACACACAGCtacactaaaatttaaaaacatgggtACTGACATTTTATAGCACTTCTCAATACTGGCCACAATCCAAGTGGTAATGTGTCCTATCGCTTCTGGTTATTACTAACACAGATCAGTATCTGCTGATAGATCCAACAATAATACCAAGGATTCCAATGTTTTGGCCTCAACAGTTACTGAGTAGAGATTCCAGAGGTAAATCTTCCAAGTTTGGACAGGGAGTATGGCTTGGTAGGTATAAAGCTTGCCCTGCAAGCCTGGTAACCCATGTTCAATCCTgggacacaggtaaagacagatgGAACCTAAGTGGGGGATGTGGTGGCACAGCTTtactctcagtgctggggaggcaggggcaggcaaatctatagaattccaggacaacctcACAACAcaggtttttctagacagggtttctctgtgtagccctggctgtcctggactagcttggTAGAGCagcaggctggccgcaaactcaagGGAGCTGCCAgtttcttcctcctgagtactgagatgacTGGCATATGCTATCACCATCTGACAAaggatgacttttttcttttggtttttcgagacaggctgtgtagccttggctgtcctagacttgctttgtagaccaggctggcctcgaactcacagcgatccacctgcctctgcctccctagtgctgggattaaaggcgtgtgctgccgccaccgccgccaccacccagcttcttttggttttttaaggcaaggttcatctgtgtagccctggctgtcttagactagatttgtagatcaggttggcctcaaactcagagatccacctgcctgcgtatgcctcctgagtgctgggattaaaagcgtgtaccactactgcccagcccaAGAATGACTTTAAGGCAATTCTACCACATCCACCCCAATGTTAGGATTACAAGAGTGAGCACAACACTGTCAGTTTCTTCTGCTCCTTGTTTTATCAGAGCCTTGCTATATGGCCTGGACTAGCCTTGATTTTTGagattctgcttcagcctcctgaatgttgaAATTATAGGCTGTGCTAATACATCTTACACTACTtttctaatatctaatatttgaagttttcataacattttaaaatataaccatttAAGTAGAATTCTGTGGTAACAAATTTTAGATAATTTATGAAGATAATAAAACCTCCCAAATGTGTGCTGGAGATATGGTTCACTTTGTAGGGATCTTATCTTGGAATGGATCTCTACCATCACAAAAACTGTGTGGTAAGGTATGCCTACAATCCTTAGACacaagctaggcgtggtggcgcatgcctataatcccagccctcgggaggcagaggcaggtggatcgctgtgagttcgaggccagcctggtttacaaagcgggtccaggacagccaaggctacacagagagaccctgtctcgaaagacaaaaaacaaaacaaaacaaacaaacaaacaaacaaaaaaccaaaaaacaaaaacaagggctggagagatggctcagaggttaagagtactgactgctcttccaaaggtcatgagttcaattcccagcaaccacatggtagctcacaaccatctcttctggcctgcaggcagaatgctgtacacataataaatagataaataaatctttaaaacaaaacaaaacaaaaacaaaaaaagtccttAGACACAGGACTTTTAGAAACTCAAggtcaaagccaggtgtggttgcgcacgccttttaatgccagcatttgggaggcagaggcaggtagatcaatgtgagttcaaggccagcctggtctacaaagtgattctaagccaactaagactacacagagaaaccctttcttaaaaaataaaaaatttctaaaaCCCCTTGGGTGGATATTCAAGAAAGATGCCAGACCCTATTCCCAACCACCTCTTCCTGGGGACTGGCCTCTTGGCCTCCCCACGGTGGGGAAGTGCTCCAGCATGCGTATTCTTAAACCTAGAGTCTAGGACAGtaaaggccacacagaaaaagccagtcttgaaaaaccaagggcgggggctggagagatggctcagcggctaagagcaccgactgctcttccagaggtcatgagttcaattcccagcaaccacatggtagctcacaaccatctcttctggcctgcaggcagaatgctgtacacataataaatagataaataaatctttaaaacaaaacaaaacaaaaacaaaaaaagtccttAGACACAGGACTTTTAGAAACTCAAggtcaaagccaggtgtggttgcgcacgccttttaatgccagcatttgggaggcagaggcaggtagatcaatgtgagttcaaggccagcctggtctacaaagtgattctaagccaactaagactacacagagaaaccctttcttaaaaaataaaaaatttctaaaaCCCCTTGGGTGGATATTCAAGAAAGATGCCAGACCCTATTCCCAACCACCTCTTCCTGGGGACTGGCCTCTTGGCCTCCCCACGGTGGGGAAGTGCTCCAGCATGCGTATTCTTAAACCTAGAGTCTAGGACAGtaaaggccacacagaaaaaggcagtcttgaaaaaccaagggcgggggctggagagatggctcagcggctaagagcaccgactgctcttccagaggtcatgagttcaattcccagcaaccacatagtggctcacaaccatctataatgtgatctggtgccctcctctggcctgcaggtgtgcatgtaggcagagctctgtatacatgataataaataaataaatctttaaaaaaaaaacaaacaaacaaacaaaccaagggcGGGGGAGCTACTTACTGAGTGTCTGTGGAGCATGTTGAGTGCTGGGAAACAgatcagtggtagaatgcttgcctagtataACAGTCTACTACTGTTTTATGTAAGGGTACACATGTGCTACAGTGCATGCATGGAGGTGGGTCCCAACACAACTTCAACTTTTACAAGTCAGTGGCTCTCTCCCTCTACTGTGGGCTTCAGGGATTGAATACAATGAGACTTGCAGGTCCACCTCAAAAGGCCCTTTCCCAACATCTTTGTTGACTAATTCCTTAGGGAGATTTCACAAAAAGTCATATTATGTGCAATGAGCAGGTATggtagcatacgcctttaatctcagcacttgtgaggcaaacacaggtagatttctgtgagtttcaggtcagacAGGTATAACAAAGTGTAAGAATGCTAACATAGTAACTTAAAACAAACCTGGAAGCAGTCTTTTTATTATCACATTATAAAGAAGGCATCAAACAGGAATTAGGATGGCATGCGCTTATAATCAGATTAGCGGGGAAGTACTAGagtagagttcaaggccaacctgggcacaAAATAAGggcctgtcttgaaaacagaagTGAATGCCCCGATTTTCACATCTTAGGACAGGAAGATTCCTATTTCTGCCATATTACAGTGATAAACAAGTGTGGGACAACGGCCATCTCTAGTGTTGCCCTTGCTGTACTGACTTAGCATGCCAGAGGAAGCTCCAGTAAAGCTTGCGATGACTTCCCAACAGTTGTCCAAATCAGGAGAATGAGCCTGGCTTGGTATTCCagccatgaggaggaagaggctgaagGACTGCCTGAGTcagaggccagtctagtctatacAGTATGCTCTAGGCATGTCTTCTtccacagaaagaccctgtttcagaagaaaacaaaaaccacccataCCACAAAGAgaattttctatttcctcttgaCACCTATATaacaattttcttatttaatatacAGTATCCCTAAAGTATAAAAGCAAGGTGTTCATGCTTTACTCCAAAGGATTAAAACTTCCTACTCTGAAACTGGTAGgtaatttttggtttattttgttattttgtttttctggcttttctttccttttttaaaaaaatatttatttatttgtttatttattatgtatacagcactcttcctgcaggccagaagagggcatcagatctcgttatggatggttgtgagccaccatgtggttaactaggaattgaactcaggacctttggaagaacagccagcagaaactgcttttaacttctgagccatctctccagtccccgtTTTTccggcttttcaagacaaggtctctctgtgtagccttggctgtcctgaactcactttgtagaccaggctgtccttgaactcggagcaatccacctgcctcccgagtgctggattgaaggcgtgtgccaccactgcccagctacttttttttgttttttgagacagggtttctctgtgccgaCCAGACTATCCTTcaactcaagagatccatctgcctctgcctctgcctcccagagtgctaggattacaggaatgaggCCCTGCGCCAGATCCTGGGTAGGCCATTTAACGGCATAGTGAATGCTTAGGATACACAATTCTGGCTCCAATCtccaaaacatgcacacacattgacTTTTTTGactgttaaaaaattttttttttcctttttaagtctgGAATCTACATGCTTCAGAAAAACCGCAATACCATACACTCAAATTAGTTAAAATTCTCACTCTTTCTTacatgaggtttctctgtgtagccttggctgtcctggaactagctctctagaagaggctggcctcgtatatgcttgcctctgcctcagtgcttagaataaaggtgtgtgctaccacaccaagATTTCTCAAATGTTTTAAGAGAAGGCAATGCCTAAgtggtaaaagaaaaaagtacaccATTTTTCCCTGTGAAAGCACAAGTATATCTCCTTGGGAACTGGTAAAGGAGTCTAACGAGGCGTTACTGGTTTAGCACTAGAATCATATTAAACCTACCTACCCGCGAAACAGTCCCACTCATCTTACAAAAGTAGTCGTGGCAGTATGGTGTTAGCCTATTTTCTACTCCTAATTCGGGTGTGTAAATGGATGATTAAGTGGAAGTACACTTATCAATTCCTCACCTGTCGTTCACAATAGGCTTTCATTAGTTTACTAAGTGGTGTGTGCCTCTTAATCTTAAACTGCACCACAGAACCATCCTGCCCCGCCACCTTCAAATTAATATGATCGTTGTTCTCAGTCTTGACTCCTTCctgttgaaagaaaaataagagtgtAATTTGGAAAATGTG includes these proteins:
- the Sumo2 gene encoding small ubiquitin-related modifier 2; this encodes MADEKPKEGVKTENNDHINLKVAGQDGSVVQFKIKRHTPLSKLMKAYCERQGLSMRQIRFRFDGQPINETDTPAQLEMEDEDTIDVFQQQTGGVY